A stretch of the Parabacteroides timonensis genome encodes the following:
- a CDS encoding TolB-like 6-bladed beta-propeller domain-containing protein, whose translation MRISFLVFILYCGLTIGCSSTDHGFPCEETLVQELMPLQGITNPVKVEIKPPFLIFENWKRSDSLFHIYDLTSHELKSTFGVKGEGPDEFVSPSLFQGPLSDFLIGDFGKNQIFRFGIDNEGLPIFKAAETFGYDNALYDAAFVNDSLYIADPKYMLQPSLYLLALQDSLPRKIWTYRSSDIMDYSLDPDMGNVYANESRIVFCYGYKKQIDFMDTSFNLIKRVKFDFDTSDASILATGNEKISYAYSYLGKRYLYALFFGMSWNENRAKDSFGTILEVFDLDGNPVIRYYLKGKRPVYFAVDEETFTLYGTIEDGDPEDNLLMYRLKGLS comes from the coding sequence ATGCGAATTTCTTTTTTAGTATTCATATTATATTGTGGTTTGACTATTGGATGTAGTTCAACAGATCATGGTTTTCCCTGTGAAGAAACATTAGTACAGGAATTAATGCCTTTGCAGGGGATAACCAATCCTGTAAAAGTGGAAATAAAACCTCCGTTTTTGATTTTTGAAAATTGGAAGCGGAGTGACAGCCTGTTTCACATCTACGATCTTACCAGTCATGAATTGAAAAGTACTTTTGGGGTAAAAGGAGAAGGTCCGGATGAGTTTGTGTCTCCATCCTTGTTTCAGGGACCGCTTTCCGATTTTCTGATTGGCGATTTCGGCAAAAATCAAATATTTCGGTTTGGTATTGATAATGAAGGATTACCCATATTCAAAGCAGCTGAGACATTTGGTTATGACAATGCTTTGTATGACGCTGCCTTTGTCAATGATTCGTTATATATAGCAGATCCTAAATATATGTTGCAACCCAGCCTATATCTTTTGGCCTTACAAGATTCGTTACCCCGGAAAATATGGACATACAGAAGTTCTGATATCATGGATTATTCATTAGACCCGGATATGGGTAATGTATATGCAAATGAAAGTCGTATAGTATTCTGTTATGGATATAAGAAGCAGATTGACTTTATGGATACCAGTTTTAATCTCATCAAAAGGGTCAAATTCGATTTTGATACTTCTGATGCCAGTATTTTGGCAACTGGCAATGAAAAGATAAGTTATGCTTATAGCTATTTAGGTAAACGCTATCTATATGCTTTGTTTTTCGGAATGTCATGGAATGAAAATAGAGCAAAAGATTCTTTTGGAACTATTCTTGAAGTATTTGATTTAGACGGTAATCCGGTAATCAGATACTATTTGAAAGGTAAACGTCCGGTTTACTTTGCAGTCGACGAAGAAACCTTTACTCTTTATGGAACGATAGAAGATGGTGACCCGGAAGATAATCTATTGATGTATAGGTTAAAAGGTCTTTCGTGA
- a CDS encoding LytR/AlgR family response regulator transcription factor — MKVVIVEDEIIAAQNLQKLIMEIRSDFQIETILQTVEESVSWFGSHPMPDLIFMDIHLADGSSFSIFDKINVDSPIIFTTAYDEYALEAFEVNGIDYLLKPINKARLTKAIMKFGNISFRNNNMQLIEKLVKSLDEKQNHRKTHFLVPHKDKLLPLAIDNIAFFYAEMKVAKAITFEGYSFLLDYSLDELMRNLNEENFFRVNRQYIVAHKAIKDISVWFMGKLAINLHIPFSDKIFVSRGRVPAFKMWYTRE, encoded by the coding sequence ATGAAAGTAGTCATTGTTGAAGATGAGATTATTGCAGCTCAGAACCTGCAAAAACTTATTATGGAGATACGCAGTGATTTTCAGATAGAAACGATATTGCAGACAGTGGAGGAAAGCGTCAGCTGGTTCGGTTCACATCCTATGCCTGATCTGATATTTATGGATATTCATCTGGCAGACGGATCTTCTTTTTCTATTTTTGACAAAATCAATGTCGATTCTCCCATTATATTCACAACAGCTTACGATGAGTATGCCCTGGAAGCTTTCGAAGTAAACGGCATCGACTATTTGCTGAAACCGATCAACAAGGCCAGGCTGACAAAAGCGATCATGAAGTTCGGTAATATCAGCTTCAGGAATAACAACATGCAACTGATAGAAAAACTGGTCAAGTCGCTCGATGAAAAGCAAAACCACCGGAAAACACATTTCCTGGTTCCACATAAAGATAAATTGCTCCCTCTGGCAATCGATAATATTGCTTTCTTCTATGCTGAAATGAAAGTAGCCAAGGCCATCACTTTTGAAGGGTATAGCTTTTTATTGGATTATTCGTTGGATGAATTGATGAGAAATTTAAATGAAGAAAACTTTTTCCGGGTCAACAGGCAGTATATCGTAGCTCACAAGGCGATAAAAGATATATCGGTCTGGTTCATGGGGAAACTTGCCATAAATCTCCACATCCCGTTTTCCGACAAAATATTCGTAAGCAGAGGCCGGGTTCCCGCTTTTAAAATGTGGTATACGAGAGAATAG
- a CDS encoding sensor histidine kinase, which produces MKNNITKNSPFTKIQAFKAALWVSLTVNVILIMGMVYDDSIDLVSVLKEDGIGYMLFFLLQFACNLFLFFVLFLFCFLLTKKKPESKRTALKAILGTIVICLFLSPPLSQLQLYLFEGGDDGSIAQFTLFSLVKDMIAGFVVILITETMQQSYKREQTNIANQQLISENIKVKYEALKNQLDPHFLFNSLNTLDGLIGLDEEKAHEYVDNLSSVFRYTLHSKNMVKLEDEIEFVNAYVSLLKIRFGKSMRVEYYIDNKFRSYAIMPISIQLLVENAVKHNIIHGKNPLVITIETDNDGYLIVSNVINLRPEKSIGRVGLVNLSERYKLLFRKEIEIKNINGVFSVKIPLINETDKTISL; this is translated from the coding sequence ATGAAGAATAACATAACAAAAAACAGTCCGTTCACGAAGATTCAGGCTTTCAAAGCTGCTCTTTGGGTTAGTTTGACCGTCAATGTCATTCTGATCATGGGAATGGTTTATGATGATTCGATCGATTTGGTCTCAGTGCTCAAAGAGGATGGCATCGGTTATATGTTATTCTTCTTATTGCAGTTTGCCTGCAATCTTTTTTTGTTTTTCGTGCTTTTCTTATTCTGTTTTCTATTGACAAAAAAGAAACCGGAGTCGAAACGGACTGCTTTAAAAGCAATTTTGGGAACAATCGTTATCTGTTTATTTTTAAGTCCGCCACTCTCACAGCTTCAATTGTATCTGTTTGAAGGAGGCGACGATGGCAGTATCGCACAATTTACTCTTTTCAGCCTGGTGAAAGATATGATTGCAGGCTTTGTCGTTATCCTGATTACGGAAACGATGCAGCAATCGTATAAACGGGAACAGACAAACATTGCAAATCAACAACTTATCTCAGAGAATATAAAGGTCAAGTATGAAGCTCTAAAGAATCAGCTGGACCCGCATTTTTTATTCAATTCATTAAATACACTCGACGGTTTGATCGGCCTGGATGAAGAGAAGGCACATGAATATGTGGATAACTTGTCCTCTGTATTCCGGTATACACTGCACAGCAAGAATATGGTAAAACTTGAAGATGAGATAGAATTCGTGAATGCTTATGTCTCTCTTCTTAAAATCAGGTTTGGCAAAAGTATGCGGGTTGAATATTATATAGACAACAAGTTTCGTAGTTATGCCATTATGCCTATCAGCATACAACTGTTGGTCGAGAACGCCGTCAAACATAATATCATTCACGGCAAAAACCCGCTGGTAATCACTATCGAAACAGATAATGATGGATATCTGATAGTCAGCAATGTTATTAATTTAAGACCGGAGAAAAGTATCGGAAGGGTGGGACTGGTCAATCTATCCGAAAGATATAAGCTCTTATTCCGGAAAGAAATAGAAATCAAGAATATCAATGGAGTTTTCAGTGTGAAAATACCTTTGATAAATGAAACCGATAAAACTATAAGCTTATGA
- a CDS encoding porin family protein: MKKIVLGVLLLIGMGTSQINAQLISGGVKAEANMSNFLLSDMKGMSSKMGVGVSVGGYAKIDVIRNFALQPEMLFHFQNSKMEEKNGKKRSFEYWGIEIPVYGVGQWYTSSGDRFYVGLGPYVGYGFNAKFDKPKQKLYKDDTLKHWDFGFKVMVGYEFTNKIQVNAGYKIGIINAIDKGDGKMLPEVISLGVGYRF, encoded by the coding sequence ATGAAAAAGATTGTTTTAGGAGTTCTTTTACTTATAGGTATGGGTACTTCACAGATAAATGCCCAACTAATCAGCGGAGGTGTAAAAGCAGAAGCAAATATGTCGAATTTCCTCCTTTCGGATATGAAAGGCATGAGTAGCAAAATGGGGGTCGGAGTCAGTGTGGGTGGTTATGCCAAGATAGACGTCATCCGTAATTTCGCTCTCCAGCCCGAAATGTTGTTCCATTTCCAAAACTCAAAGATGGAAGAAAAAAACGGGAAGAAAAGGAGTTTTGAATATTGGGGCATAGAGATTCCTGTATATGGTGTCGGACAATGGTATACAAGCAGTGGGGATCGTTTTTATGTAGGTTTAGGACCTTACGTCGGTTACGGCTTCAATGCCAAATTCGATAAGCCGAAGCAAAAACTATATAAGGACGATACGTTAAAACATTGGGACTTTGGCTTCAAGGTGATGGTCGGCTACGAGTTTACCAATAAGATCCAGGTAAATGCCGGATACAAAATAGGCATAATTAATGCAATAGATAAAGGTGATGGCAAGATGCTTCCGGAAGTAATTTCATTGGGTGTTGGTTATAGGTTCTAA
- a CDS encoding sensor histidine kinase, with protein sequence MKSRWILRIIIVLIACISTGIGFFFFRDEPLPFWVIQCIAVFSILLSLFIYQKLIKPYHILLSGMQLLKEQDFSTKLRPVQNKDANELIEVFNRMITQLRSERIEVREKNQFLDLLIHASPQGIIILNFDKQITDINPSGLKLLNIGDISEIKGKTFQESTFELAPALAELKQGDDVMIRSTVNTVFHCIRSSFIDQGFNHPFILIEEITQELLKVEKESYERIIRMMSHEVNNSVGAISSTLNVVTDIFKQDENSKWEYVLPAVEASFDRCGNLASFISKLSQVIRIPEPTLSPISLNEQARSVYALTSAECRQRNIELTLSLTAEDQYVHVDGIQFEQVLVNIIKNAYEAIGKNGKIQIYTHHSPLSIIIEDNGPGMTEETRQKLFTPFFTTKSSGQGIGLMFVREVLTNHRCKFSLTTENGHTMFKIFFRTDDNT encoded by the coding sequence ATGAAATCAAGATGGATACTTCGAATAATCATCGTGCTTATCGCATGCATATCGACCGGTATAGGCTTCTTCTTTTTCCGCGACGAGCCGTTACCTTTCTGGGTCATACAATGCATAGCGGTATTTTCCATCCTGCTTTCTCTTTTTATCTATCAAAAACTCATCAAACCCTATCACATCCTACTCAGCGGGATGCAACTGTTGAAAGAACAGGATTTTTCGACCAAACTGCGCCCGGTACAAAACAAGGATGCCAACGAGTTGATCGAGGTATTCAACCGGATGATCACACAATTACGTTCCGAGCGGATCGAAGTGCGGGAGAAGAACCAATTTCTCGATTTGCTTATCCATGCTTCGCCGCAAGGTATCATCATCCTGAATTTTGACAAACAGATCACCGACATCAATCCTTCCGGACTAAAACTACTGAATATCGGGGATATTTCTGAAATAAAAGGGAAAACTTTCCAGGAATCGACCTTCGAACTGGCTCCGGCCCTGGCTGAGTTAAAGCAGGGAGACGATGTGATGATCCGCAGCACGGTAAACACCGTGTTTCACTGTATCCGTTCGTCTTTCATCGACCAGGGATTCAATCATCCTTTTATCCTGATTGAAGAGATCACCCAGGAGTTACTCAAAGTAGAAAAAGAGTCGTATGAACGCATCATCCGTATGATGTCCCACGAAGTAAACAATTCGGTCGGGGCAATCAGTTCTACCTTAAATGTCGTAACGGATATTTTTAAACAGGATGAGAACAGTAAATGGGAATATGTTTTGCCGGCCGTCGAGGCTTCCTTCGACCGTTGTGGAAATCTAGCAAGCTTTATCAGCAAGCTATCGCAGGTAATCCGTATCCCCGAACCTACCCTCTCTCCTATTTCCCTGAATGAGCAGGCGCGTTCTGTTTATGCATTAACGAGTGCCGAATGCCGGCAAAGGAATATCGAATTGACATTATCGCTGACAGCGGAAGACCAATACGTTCATGTAGACGGTATCCAGTTCGAACAAGTACTGGTCAATATTATCAAAAACGCTTATGAAGCGATCGGGAAAAACGGTAAGATACAGATATACACACATCACTCCCCTTTATCCATTATCATAGAAGATAACGGCCCCGGTATGACTGAAGAAACCAGGCAAAAACTCTTCACCCCTTTCTTCACCACCAAATCATCCGGACAAGGGATCGGCCTGATGTTCGTCAGGGAAGTTCTGACCAACCATCGATGCAAATTCAGCTTGACGACAGAGAACGGGCATACCATGTTCAAAATATTCTTTAGAACGGACGACAACACCTGA
- a CDS encoding sigma-54-dependent transcriptional regulator, which produces MILICDDDITVQTSLTLVLKRAGYEIATASNQQEAIDFVRRTCPQLILMDMNYSNTTTGEEGLELLAKVRIFCPAVPVILITAWGSINLAVQGIRAGAFDFITKPWNNLTLLNNIKTAIALNESSEKEIKTAGDLTMDTGHFEKIIGKSPLLLQVLNTVSRIARTNASVLITGESGTGKELIAEAIHENSDRNKKPFVKVNLGGISQSLFESEMFGHKQGAFTDARHDRIGRFEMADKGTIFLDEIGELDMVCQVKLLRVLQDQTFEPLGDSKQKQVDTRVISATNKSLTGMVAQGTFREDLFYRINLITIRMPALRERIEDIPLLVEHFAGKQAELNNMDRVELSAEAFGYLKQLPYYGNIRELKNLIDRTILISGKRIITDQDLKKQYIEVPVNQIPDNGSIQSLENVEKNMIQKAVELYGSNHSKIATALGLSRQTLYRRMEKYNIKLPE; this is translated from the coding sequence ATGATACTTATTTGTGATGATGATATTACTGTCCAGACTTCCCTCACGCTTGTGCTCAAGCGTGCCGGATATGAAATAGCGACAGCTTCTAACCAGCAGGAAGCAATAGACTTTGTACGCCGTACATGCCCGCAATTGATCCTGATGGATATGAATTATTCGAATACAACGACCGGAGAGGAAGGGCTGGAGCTTCTAGCTAAAGTACGGATCTTCTGCCCGGCTGTTCCTGTTATTCTTATCACCGCCTGGGGTTCCATCAACCTGGCGGTGCAGGGCATACGGGCCGGTGCATTCGATTTTATCACAAAACCCTGGAATAATCTGACTTTACTGAATAATATAAAGACGGCTATCGCGCTGAATGAGAGTAGCGAAAAAGAGATAAAAACGGCAGGTGATCTCACTATGGACACAGGGCATTTTGAGAAGATCATTGGGAAATCCCCCTTGTTATTACAGGTTTTAAACACTGTTTCAAGGATTGCCCGGACAAATGCTTCTGTACTGATCACTGGCGAAAGTGGAACCGGGAAAGAACTCATTGCAGAAGCTATCCATGAAAACAGCGACCGGAATAAAAAACCGTTTGTTAAAGTCAACCTGGGTGGCATTTCCCAGTCGTTATTCGAAAGTGAAATGTTCGGACACAAGCAGGGAGCGTTTACGGATGCCCGCCACGACCGGATCGGACGTTTCGAGATGGCGGATAAGGGCACTATATTCCTGGATGAGATCGGTGAGTTGGATATGGTTTGCCAGGTAAAGTTGCTGAGAGTCCTGCAAGACCAGACATTCGAACCACTCGGCGACAGCAAACAGAAGCAGGTCGACACACGGGTGATCAGTGCGACCAACAAAAGCCTTACCGGTATGGTCGCCCAAGGTACTTTCCGGGAAGATCTGTTTTACAGGATTAACCTGATCACCATCCGTATGCCGGCTTTACGGGAACGTATCGAAGACATACCGCTATTGGTCGAACATTTTGCAGGTAAACAGGCTGAACTTAATAATATGGATCGTGTGGAATTATCTGCCGAGGCATTCGGCTACCTGAAACAATTACCGTATTACGGCAATATCCGGGAACTAAAAAACCTGATAGACCGTACGATCCTGATCTCCGGAAAGCGTATTATTACCGACCAGGATTTAAAAAAGCAATATATCGAAGTCCCCGTAAATCAGATACCTGACAACGGTTCTATCCAGTCGCTCGAAAATGTAGAGAAAAACATGATACAAAAGGCTGTCGAGTTATATGGCAGCAATCATTCGAAGATAGCGACGGCATTAGGACTAAGCCGGCAAACTTTATATCGCCGGATGGAAAAATACAATATAAAACTTCCCGAATAG
- a CDS encoding ABC transporter permease, with protein MIRHLLKIIWNERKTNGWITLEYILVFCVLWFCIDYLYYMGKSYLEPTGFNVENIYQIDMGKITKETPDKEALAMTFLNRVKQYPGVESVSFSKYAAPFAGWNYISSYYINTDTNMVSLRMRWISDGFFDVFKINKPAKGLQGWGTPGSKEVIITPDRNGYFGSYPEAAFPLNEVKKLTSTDKDSSVYTVIGTADKMKDGYFETYFSCMLFPLEKQDYDLSELQIYMRVSPDAGKNFEEEFKRQMRDQLALDPYFLASVISHKDIKKTWTETLNSLKGVYAITTFLFINIFLGIIGTFWYRTQTRRSEIGLRLALGATQNGVKAMIFMETILILFIASIVGVNICVNIGQTVLLETLDIPISNRVQGGIGNEQEFINYALTFGLLAIISLVAAWYPARQAAKIPPAEALRDE; from the coding sequence ATGATACGTCACTTATTAAAAATTATCTGGAACGAGCGCAAAACAAACGGCTGGATCACGCTAGAATACATTCTGGTGTTTTGTGTCCTTTGGTTCTGCATCGACTACCTGTACTATATGGGAAAATCTTATCTCGAACCGACCGGTTTTAATGTAGAAAATATCTACCAGATCGATATGGGCAAAATAACGAAAGAAACACCCGACAAGGAAGCACTTGCAATGACCTTCCTGAACCGGGTAAAACAATACCCGGGCGTGGAAAGCGTCAGTTTCTCGAAATATGCGGCTCCTTTTGCCGGTTGGAATTATATAAGCAGCTATTATATCAATACGGATACAAATATGGTTAGCCTGCGGATGCGGTGGATTTCGGACGGCTTTTTCGATGTATTCAAAATCAACAAACCGGCAAAAGGGTTGCAGGGATGGGGAACACCCGGTTCGAAAGAGGTCATAATTACTCCCGACAGGAATGGATATTTCGGTTCCTATCCGGAAGCGGCTTTTCCCCTGAATGAAGTAAAGAAACTGACTTCAACGGATAAAGACAGCAGTGTTTATACCGTGATAGGGACAGCGGACAAAATGAAAGACGGCTATTTCGAAACTTATTTCAGCTGTATGCTCTTCCCGCTGGAGAAACAAGACTACGACCTGTCGGAATTACAAATTTACATGCGGGTAAGTCCGGATGCCGGTAAAAACTTTGAAGAGGAGTTTAAGCGGCAAATGAGAGATCAATTGGCTCTCGATCCTTATTTCCTGGCGTCCGTCATCTCCCATAAAGACATAAAAAAGACTTGGACCGAGACATTAAACTCGCTGAAAGGGGTATATGCAATCACCACTTTCCTGTTCATTAATATATTCCTAGGGATTATCGGCACATTTTGGTACCGCACGCAGACCCGCCGCAGCGAAATCGGTCTGAGGTTGGCGCTGGGGGCTACCCAAAACGGAGTAAAGGCAATGATATTCATGGAAACGATCCTGATTTTATTTATTGCAAGTATAGTCGGAGTCAATATATGTGTCAATATAGGCCAAACAGTACTGTTGGAGACGTTGGACATACCGATATCCAACAGGGTACAGGGTGGAATCGGAAATGAACAGGAATTCATTAACTATGCCCTGACATTTGGTTTACTGGCTATTATATCGTTGGTTGCCGCATGGTATCCGGCCCGGCAAGCAGCAAAGATTCCTCCGGCAGAGGCATTACGGGATGAATAA
- a CDS encoding ABC transporter permease, whose product MNELPNLPNELSASSTEDGLNKPQKRIIMYKLYFKQAWLMLKQNKFISIIAIMGTALAIMMIMSIIVADEIQNISVSPEINRDRTLYVNYQVQRDTTKGSWQSGTPPYNILKDYLYPLKTPQYVSGVTNIRTDVPATLVCKEGSNDITNMHLRASDAIYWKIFSFSFIQGKPFSQEEFESGIPVAVITETTARKVFKGETAMGQTILINFKPYRIIGIVKDVSPVFKHAFGDLWIPYTSLQKEDLHFETIILAENTKDIPAIIEEARTMEKKYATERAPWILYLQGPLTNKAYQMNIRGNTVLEIAENMTIKNRKLIFILLILLLIPAINLSGLSLSRIKKRTEEIGIRKAFGAKKYTILIQVLFENLITSVLGGIIGLILSYLVVFQMRDWLLDVPEGSMIPVSTLISIPVLLAVFAVCLVINLLSAGIPAYKASRMKIINSLNQNDK is encoded by the coding sequence ATGAACGAATTGCCGAATCTACCCAACGAATTGTCCGCTTCTTCGACGGAAGACGGGTTGAATAAACCACAAAAGAGAATTATCATGTATAAACTATATTTCAAACAGGCATGGCTGATGCTGAAACAAAATAAATTTATCAGCATCATTGCAATCATGGGGACCGCCCTGGCAATTATGATGATCATGTCGATCATTGTCGCCGATGAGATACAAAACATAAGTGTTTCACCGGAAATAAACAGGGATCGTACATTATATGTGAATTACCAGGTTCAAAGAGATACGACCAAGGGTAGCTGGCAATCGGGTACCCCGCCCTATAACATCCTTAAGGATTATCTTTATCCGCTGAAAACGCCTCAGTATGTATCGGGCGTCACCAACATAAGGACTGATGTCCCGGCTACATTGGTCTGCAAAGAAGGTTCCAATGATATCACAAATATGCATCTCAGGGCTTCCGACGCGATTTACTGGAAAATATTTTCTTTCTCATTCATACAGGGGAAGCCATTCAGCCAGGAAGAATTCGAATCGGGAATACCTGTTGCCGTTATAACGGAAACGACTGCAAGAAAAGTATTTAAAGGAGAAACAGCGATGGGACAAACCATTTTAATCAACTTCAAGCCTTACCGGATCATAGGCATCGTAAAAGATGTATCGCCGGTATTCAAACATGCTTTCGGCGATTTATGGATCCCGTATACATCGCTCCAAAAAGAGGACCTGCATTTTGAAACCATCATCCTTGCTGAAAACACCAAGGATATCCCGGCTATAATAGAAGAGGCAAGAACCATGGAAAAAAAATATGCCACAGAACGTGCTCCCTGGATACTTTATCTGCAAGGCCCGTTAACCAACAAAGCCTACCAGATGAATATCAGGGGAAATACTGTCCTGGAAATAGCAGAAAACATGACTATTAAGAACAGGAAATTAATTTTCATCCTATTGATCCTGCTTCTGATACCGGCCATCAATCTTTCCGGACTAAGCCTTTCGCGCATAAAAAAACGTACGGAAGAGATCGGCATCCGAAAAGCTTTCGGAGCGAAGAAATATACGATCCTGATACAGGTTCTTTTTGAAAACCTGATCACTTCGGTTCTTGGAGGTATTATCGGTCTGATATTGTCGTATCTGGTTGTCTTTCAGATGCGCGACTGGCTATTGGATGTTCCTGAAGGCAGCATGATACCGGTAAGTACCCTTATCTCTATCCCTGTTTTGCTGGCTGTGTTTGCCGTCTGCCTGGTTATCAACCTACTTTCTGCAGGGATTCCGGCGTACAAAGCTTCGCGGATGAAGATTATTAATTCACTCAATCAAAATGACAAATAA
- a CDS encoding ABC transporter ATP-binding protein: MIKVEGITKIYRTTEVETTALENVNLTVKEGEFLSIMGPSGCGKSTLLNLMGLLDLPDQGKIIIDNVETTQMKDNRMAEFRNEMLGFVFQSFHLINSLNVLDNVELPLLYRNSTAKSRREAAINVLEKVGLSHRMRHFPTQLSGGQCQRVALARAIIGNPKIILADEPTGNLDSKMGFDIMELLFRLNEEGTTIVMVTHDERIAESTQRIVRFFDGRRVE; encoded by the coding sequence ATAATCAAAGTAGAGGGTATAACTAAAATATACCGCACAACAGAAGTCGAGACAACCGCTCTTGAAAATGTGAACCTGACAGTCAAAGAGGGAGAATTCCTCTCTATTATGGGGCCATCCGGCTGTGGGAAAAGTACACTACTTAACCTTATGGGTCTGCTGGATCTGCCGGATCAGGGAAAAATAATCATCGACAACGTAGAGACCACGCAAATGAAGGATAACAGGATGGCAGAATTCAGGAATGAAATGCTGGGATTTGTTTTTCAGAGTTTCCACCTGATCAATTCACTGAATGTACTCGATAACGTAGAACTACCCCTGCTCTATCGGAACTCGACAGCCAAAAGCCGTCGGGAAGCGGCTATAAATGTACTGGAAAAGGTAGGACTATCACACCGCATGAGACATTTCCCCACCCAACTATCGGGAGGGCAATGTCAACGAGTAGCACTGGCCAGGGCAATTATCGGCAATCCTAAAATCATACTGGCCGATGAGCCGACAGGAAATCTAGATAGTAAAATGGGATTCGACATTATGGAGCTATTGTTCCGTCTTAATGAAGAGGGCACAACCATTGTAATGGTTACCCACGATGAACGAATTGCCGAATCTACCCAACGAATTGTCCGCTTCTTCGACGGAAGACGGGTTGAATAA
- a CDS encoding FimB/Mfa2 family fimbrial subunit — protein MKKGKIFTNCLFSVCMLIAMISLASCSADGETSNGIDNSIIENATSQENSSFSVVLKAYSDNKDITVKGDVDQTTLFVFDQQGDFYKQINVDRTYLLQAKPIEIACPGSKQITVVAWAGISGENETISAMNQANIISDLQVSLKQNNGVAASLPGDLFYGQVTLKSNTSTKSSSETLKIERKVSSISLITKGIIKVLDSKEGNFYYKVKKTKSSFNHNGELIGEDIEYIIPATLNEKGNVVADNTTILPASNIVVELYKDDTMILSSENVKNLEKVSVNEGELSEMTFDLSRNSGNIVVTDWGTVIQHVTID, from the coding sequence ATGAAAAAGGGTAAAATTTTCACAAATTGTTTGTTTTCTGTCTGCATGCTGATCGCTATGATTTCTTTAGCTAGTTGTTCTGCAGACGGAGAGACTTCTAATGGTATTGATAACAGCATCATTGAAAATGCTACTTCTCAAGAAAACTCTTCTTTTTCCGTAGTTCTAAAAGCTTATTCAGACAATAAAGATATCACTGTAAAAGGTGACGTAGACCAGACTACTCTGTTCGTATTCGATCAGCAAGGTGATTTCTACAAACAAATCAATGTCGACAGAACGTATCTGTTGCAGGCTAAACCGATCGAAATTGCATGCCCGGGATCAAAACAGATCACAGTGGTAGCATGGGCCGGTATTTCCGGTGAAAACGAAACTATCAGTGCAATGAACCAGGCTAACATCATTTCCGATTTACAGGTGAGCCTGAAACAAAACAATGGCGTTGCAGCTTCTTTACCAGGTGATTTGTTCTATGGACAGGTTACATTGAAAAGCAACACATCAACTAAATCAAGTTCTGAAACTTTAAAAATCGAACGTAAAGTATCTTCTATTTCTTTGATCACAAAGGGAATCATCAAAGTCCTGGATTCAAAAGAAGGTAATTTTTATTATAAAGTAAAGAAAACAAAAAGCTCTTTTAATCACAACGGTGAACTGATAGGAGAAGATATTGAATATATCATTCCGGCTACTTTAAATGAAAAAGGAAATGTTGTTGCTGACAATACAACGATCCTGCCGGCTTCCAATATCGTTGTAGAGCTTTACAAAGACGATACTATGATTCTTTCTTCCGAAAATGTCAAAAATTTGGAGAAAGTGTCTGTAAACGAAGGAGAATTGTCAGAAATGACTTTCGATCTTTCCAGAAATAGTGGCAATATTGTTGTTACAGACTGGGGTACAGTTATTCAGCACGTCACTATCGATTAA